From Leptospira stimsonii, a single genomic window includes:
- a CDS encoding M16 family metallopeptidase: MEQEPSQQVYRKVLPGGITVLFQKAPHTVSVSAGVFVRVGSRHESPKNAGYCHFLEHMLFKDTEKRSAKEQAEDIERVGGFTNAATSREYTYFHVTVAGKHLDLGLELLSEMIYEPLLKQSDIENEAGVILEELQGYEDSPEDYIHDFYYQNFFPKNPLGRDIIGTRESISKVSHKSLLEFYDTNYHTENMFLSISGNFEPDEIFSIAGKYFSKTRKKKKEGNDLILPKKKWGYFPKKKKLEQVYFILGGEGFQREFHNASKASLFTHILGGGTSSRLFQRVREEKGLCYQITAYPSSYADVGINSIVCSTSKDKFITCMETISDELKSILDQGITEKELRDAQTNHEGTLSISYEQTESRMNTIALMELYYGRNYSYEERVKEIYSITLDDLNEFAKSVFGIPKLHLSALGNLGVKEEKAVQKLFSL, from the coding sequence TTGGAGCAAGAACCTTCACAGCAAGTCTATAGGAAAGTTCTTCCCGGGGGCATCACGGTCCTCTTTCAAAAAGCTCCTCATACAGTCAGTGTCTCCGCCGGCGTTTTTGTCCGAGTCGGTTCCAGACATGAATCTCCGAAGAACGCAGGCTATTGTCATTTTTTAGAGCATATGCTCTTCAAAGACACGGAGAAACGCTCCGCAAAAGAACAAGCGGAAGACATCGAACGAGTCGGCGGTTTTACAAACGCGGCGACTTCCAGAGAATATACTTACTTTCACGTTACCGTAGCCGGTAAACACCTGGATCTGGGATTAGAATTGTTATCCGAAATGATCTACGAGCCTCTGCTCAAACAATCGGATATCGAAAACGAGGCAGGTGTGATCTTGGAAGAACTCCAAGGTTATGAAGATTCTCCGGAAGATTATATCCACGACTTTTACTATCAGAACTTTTTTCCAAAGAATCCTTTGGGTCGAGACATCATCGGAACAAGGGAATCCATTTCCAAGGTGAGTCATAAGAGTCTATTAGAATTCTATGATACGAATTACCACACCGAAAATATGTTTCTTTCGATTTCCGGTAACTTCGAACCGGATGAAATTTTTTCCATCGCTGGAAAATACTTCAGCAAAACAAGGAAGAAAAAGAAAGAAGGAAACGATCTGATTCTTCCCAAAAAAAAATGGGGATACTTTCCAAAAAAGAAAAAGTTGGAACAGGTTTATTTTATTTTGGGCGGCGAGGGTTTTCAAAGAGAGTTTCACAACGCTTCCAAAGCGAGTTTGTTTACTCATATCTTAGGCGGTGGAACTTCTTCCCGACTTTTTCAAAGGGTGCGAGAAGAGAAGGGACTCTGTTATCAGATTACCGCTTATCCTTCTTCTTACGCGGATGTCGGAATCAATAGTATCGTTTGTTCCACTTCGAAAGACAAATTCATTACTTGTATGGAAACCATCTCCGACGAACTCAAATCGATCCTGGACCAGGGCATCACGGAAAAAGAACTGCGAGACGCCCAGACCAACCACGAGGGAACGCTATCCATCAGCTACGAGCAAACGGAATCTCGAATGAATACGATCGCTCTGATGGAACTCTACTACGGAAGAAATTATTCTTACGAAGAAAGGGTGAAGGAAATCTATTCGATTACTCTGGACGATCTCAACGAGTTTGCAAAATCAGTTTTTGGAATTCCAAAACTCCATTTGTCCGCTCTTGGTAATCTTGGAGTCAAAGAAGAAAAAGCGGTTCAGAAACTTTTTTCTCTTTGA
- the pnp gene encoding polyribonucleotide nucleotidyltransferase has protein sequence MTHTISGQYGRDSIVLETGNWAKQAHGSVVYKSGNLVLLATVCAADDAKEGQDFFPLTCEYTEKLYSVGRFPGGYFKREAKPPEHEILISRIIDRPIRPLFPEGYFCEVQLQVQVLSADGDVSVAGHALNAASAALAVSDIPFNGPIAGARIGRINGELILNPTTKEIVNSDLDLVVAGTKTHIVMIEGEAKELSNEEMLAALRFAQKYIAEFVTLQEEYAKKIGVVKREVKLRKKDEELLAKVKEYAFEKLKAANQTSDKTSRNKEISNVNKEVVEFFKQTVEESEKIKDIKTYLHELEYEIVREQVLTQGTRFDGRKLDEIRPISVEINPLPGPHGSSVFTRGQTQSLGVVTLGTGSDNQRYETLEGQKEKSFMLHYNFPAFSVGEVRRSSGPGRREIGHGNLAERALKLVLPKPDEFPYVIRVVSEILESNGSSSMASVCSGSLALMAAGVPIKGSVSGIAMGLFSDNSGKFAVLSDIAGLEDHFGDMDCKIAGTRKGITAFQMDLKVTGVSFDVLENVFTQAQKGRFHILDIMEKHIAKAADHLAGTAPRIIVRNIPKDRIGELIGPGGKNVRGISELTGAELYIEDDGRVTISGANQESAEKAAKMVDGFFTEVEVGKIYEGKVKRIADFGAFVEILPGKEGLCHISKIDFKRVNSVKDIVKEGDIIRVKVLNVDKTGKIDLSRKDALEEEQV, from the coding sequence ATGACACATACAATTTCCGGCCAATACGGTCGTGATTCTATCGTTTTAGAAACCGGTAACTGGGCGAAACAAGCTCACGGGTCCGTAGTTTATAAGTCTGGTAATCTGGTTTTATTAGCCACCGTTTGTGCGGCCGATGACGCGAAAGAGGGACAAGATTTTTTCCCTCTTACCTGCGAATATACCGAGAAACTTTATTCCGTCGGTCGTTTTCCGGGCGGCTATTTCAAAAGAGAAGCCAAACCTCCTGAACACGAAATTCTCATTTCAAGAATCATAGACAGGCCGATTCGTCCCTTGTTTCCGGAAGGATATTTCTGCGAAGTGCAATTGCAAGTGCAGGTCCTTTCCGCGGACGGAGACGTTTCCGTAGCCGGACACGCGTTAAACGCCGCGAGCGCCGCATTAGCAGTTTCTGATATTCCGTTCAACGGTCCGATTGCGGGTGCGAGAATCGGAAGAATCAACGGGGAACTGATTCTCAATCCGACCACAAAAGAAATCGTGAATTCGGATTTGGATCTTGTCGTAGCCGGAACCAAAACCCATATCGTGATGATCGAAGGGGAAGCTAAAGAACTCAGCAATGAGGAAATGCTCGCCGCGCTTCGTTTCGCGCAAAAATACATCGCAGAATTCGTAACTCTTCAAGAAGAATACGCGAAAAAAATCGGCGTTGTCAAAAGAGAAGTGAAGCTCAGAAAAAAAGACGAAGAGCTTCTCGCGAAAGTGAAAGAATATGCTTTTGAAAAATTAAAAGCGGCAAATCAAACTTCCGATAAAACGTCTCGTAACAAAGAAATCTCGAACGTAAACAAAGAAGTCGTGGAATTCTTCAAACAAACCGTAGAAGAATCCGAGAAGATCAAAGATATCAAAACTTATCTTCACGAATTGGAATACGAGATCGTTCGCGAACAAGTTTTAACACAAGGAACTCGTTTTGACGGAAGAAAGTTAGACGAAATTCGTCCGATTTCAGTTGAAATCAATCCTCTTCCGGGTCCTCACGGATCTTCCGTTTTTACAAGAGGTCAAACCCAGTCTCTGGGAGTTGTGACTCTTGGGACCGGATCCGACAATCAGAGATACGAAACCCTCGAAGGACAAAAAGAGAAGTCCTTTATGCTTCACTATAACTTCCCTGCGTTTTCCGTAGGTGAGGTTCGTAGATCTTCCGGTCCTGGAAGAAGGGAAATTGGTCACGGGAATTTGGCGGAAAGAGCGTTGAAACTCGTTCTTCCAAAACCGGATGAATTCCCTTACGTGATTCGAGTTGTTTCCGAAATCTTAGAATCCAACGGTTCCAGTTCTATGGCGTCGGTTTGTTCCGGTTCTCTCGCGCTGATGGCGGCGGGTGTTCCGATCAAGGGTAGCGTTTCCGGAATCGCGATGGGACTTTTCTCTGACAATTCCGGAAAGTTCGCGGTTCTCTCCGATATCGCAGGTCTTGAGGATCATTTCGGCGATATGGACTGCAAAATTGCGGGAACCAGAAAAGGGATCACCGCATTCCAGATGGACTTGAAAGTTACCGGAGTGAGTTTCGACGTTCTTGAAAACGTTTTTACTCAGGCTCAAAAAGGTAGATTCCATATTCTTGATATTATGGAGAAACATATCGCCAAGGCCGCGGATCATCTTGCGGGAACCGCTCCGAGAATCATCGTGAGAAATATTCCTAAAGATAGAATCGGGGAATTGATCGGCCCCGGCGGTAAGAACGTTCGTGGTATCAGCGAACTCACGGGTGCAGAACTCTATATCGAAGACGACGGTCGCGTAACGATTTCCGGTGCGAACCAAGAGTCGGCGGAGAAAGCCGCGAAGATGGTCGATGGATTCTTTACCGAAGTAGAAGTAGGAAAGATCTACGAAGGCAAGGTGAAACGGATCGCCGACTTCGGAGCCTTTGTCGAAATTCTTCCCGGAAAAGAAGGTCTCTGTCATATCTCTAAGATCGATTTTAAGAGAGTCAATTCCGTTAAAGATATCGTAAAGGAAGGAGATATCATCCGTGTGAAAGTCCTCAACGTGGACAAAACCGGAAAGATTGATCTTTCCAGAAAAGACGCGCTCGAAGAAGAGCAAGTTTAG
- the rpsO gene encoding 30S ribosomal protein S15, which produces MIATEQKKTIISNFARKAGDTGSTEVQVALIDARIKELNEHFKSHKKDFHSKTGLLRLVSKRKKLLDYLKRTELDRYKKLIETLGLRK; this is translated from the coding sequence ATGATAGCTACTGAACAGAAAAAAACAATTATCAGTAATTTTGCCCGTAAGGCGGGAGACACTGGTTCCACAGAAGTGCAAGTCGCTCTGATTGATGCGAGAATCAAAGAACTCAACGAACATTTTAAGTCCCACAAAAAAGATTTTCATTCCAAAACCGGTCTTTTAAGACTCGTGAGCAAAAGAAAGAAACTTCTGGACTATCTCAAAAGAACCGAACTAGACCGTTATAAAAAGCTGATCGAAACTCTCGGACTTCGTAAGTAA
- the truB gene encoding tRNA pseudouridine(55) synthase TruB, with the protein MNHSDLPENQPIRTDSGFLLIHKPEGMTSSDLVVVARKKLRLKKVGHTGTLDRAASGLMILPIGSCTSFSSVFLEKEKSYEAWVKPGESTDSGDKEGEILESLPKEQTAVWFQENQNLLKELFLQVPTWETQEAPEVSALKVNGRRRSDLFREGVALVPAVRKIRVYQFELGDFGADSIQFKIRVSAGTYIRKIVMDISDRAGFPLRLERLVRTSIGKIHLNQADSYENLLEGKVKIHPPEAILEFPTMEIPGTEVRNVLNGRKTKLEWIPPTEFLLVSPEGEILAWCKKEEHGIHELDYKYLRVFPKN; encoded by the coding sequence ATGAATCACTCAGACTTACCAGAAAACCAACCAATCCGGACTGATTCCGGATTCTTACTCATTCACAAACCCGAGGGAATGACTTCATCGGATCTTGTGGTGGTCGCACGTAAAAAACTCCGTTTAAAAAAAGTCGGTCATACGGGAACCCTGGATCGAGCCGCGAGCGGACTCATGATTCTTCCCATAGGAAGTTGTACGAGTTTTTCCAGCGTATTCTTAGAAAAAGAAAAATCCTACGAGGCCTGGGTAAAACCCGGAGAGTCCACTGACTCCGGAGACAAAGAAGGAGAGATCTTAGAATCCCTTCCCAAAGAACAGACCGCGGTCTGGTTCCAAGAAAATCAAAATCTCCTCAAAGAACTTTTCCTCCAGGTTCCGACTTGGGAAACGCAGGAAGCGCCGGAAGTTTCCGCTCTCAAAGTGAACGGAAGAAGAAGGTCCGACCTCTTTCGAGAAGGAGTGGCCTTGGTTCCCGCTGTTCGAAAAATTCGTGTTTATCAATTCGAACTCGGAGACTTTGGCGCAGACTCGATTCAATTTAAGATTCGGGTTTCTGCGGGCACGTATATCCGAAAGATCGTCATGGACATTTCCGATCGTGCGGGGTTTCCTCTGCGCCTCGAAAGACTGGTGCGCACGAGCATCGGAAAGATTCATTTGAATCAAGCGGATTCTTATGAGAACCTTTTGGAAGGGAAGGTCAAAATTCATCCTCCCGAGGCGATCTTAGAATTTCCAACCATGGAGATTCCCGGGACGGAAGTCCGAAACGTCCTCAATGGACGAAAAACGAAGTTGGAATGGATTCCTCCCACCGAATTTTTGCTCGTTTCCCCGGAAGGTGAGATTCTTGCGTGGTGTAAAAAGGAAGAACATGGAATTCATGAGTTAGATTATAAATATTTAAGAGTCTTCCCTAAAAATTAG
- the rbfA gene encoding 30S ribosome-binding factor RbfA, with amino-acid sequence MNPIRRKKIEAEAVRTVAMMILSGKVKDPRVHMVSVHRAEISEDGKNMRIFVTAICTPKKQIKVLAGLNSAAGLFQTTLSGKLSLRIAPRIQFLWDEEYIQSLDESLRLTRKPTNPD; translated from the coding sequence GTGAATCCGATCCGAAGAAAAAAAATCGAAGCGGAAGCAGTTCGAACCGTAGCCATGATGATCCTTTCGGGGAAGGTAAAGGATCCGAGGGTGCATATGGTTTCCGTTCACAGAGCGGAAATCTCCGAAGACGGAAAGAACATGCGAATCTTTGTAACCGCGATCTGCACACCGAAAAAACAGATCAAGGTATTAGCCGGACTCAATAGCGCCGCGGGTTTGTTTCAGACGACGTTATCGGGAAAGTTAAGCTTAAGAATCGCACCAAGAATTCAATTCCTCTGGGATGAGGAATACATTCAGAGTTTGGATGAATCACTCAGACTTACCAGAAAACCAACCAATCCGGACTGA
- the infB gene encoding translation initiation factor IF-2, giving the protein MEDKNKTIKETLQGAADAGKRKKLIIKKKGDEAPSSPSASASPKKETTAESSAPSKPVTPLPPRGDSGQSPIVRQAPSSQREVKNEESPRRQQDSHQGSPQRPPRDPQGQGGDSSNPPSPSPFQKEDSSIIVSRPIARPAPRPNTGGGYQGNRGPGQGGGYQGGGGYQGSRPPGQGGGYQGNRGPGQGGGTGYQGSRPPGQGGGYQGNRGPGQGGGGGYQGNRGPGQAPGPGNRFGGSGPGNRSGGPGGRPMPITSAEVELSQARGAAGASKKKGHDKEKSSSDKRDFSGAENTKFFKQRFKKSKVVGISGISVPKEITILENVQVGELAKKMNLKPGDVIGKLMKMGMMVTINNIIDAETAGLLADEYGCKVKVVSLYEETIIEEEKDSPEDYINRPPVVTIMGHVDHGKTKLLDTIRTSSVIDTESGGITQHIGAYQVRTARGLITFLDTPGHEAFTSMRARGAKVTDIVVLVVAADDGVMPQTLEAISHAKAAEVPIIVAINKIDLPTANPDKIMQELANHGLQTEEWGGQTMYAKISARENIGIDKLLEMILLQAEVMDLKSNPKRKAKGTIIEAKLDPGRGSVATVLIQNGTLRVGDPFVAGIFSGRVRAMYNDLGQSIEEAGPAFPAQVTGIDGVPDAGAPFDAMADEKEARNISQHRIEFERIGNAGAAAGSASKVTLENMNEFIKQGALKELKVIIKADVRGSAEAIKESLEKLSTPEVKLNVIQSGAGAIVDMDVMLASASNALIIGFHVRANPKTIALAEKEQVQIKYYNIIYQVVDEIKLAMEGLLEPEKIEEVIGTAEIREIFKVSKVGNIAGCMVTSGKIAKSANVRVISEGVIKFDGKLKSLKRVKDDVNDVVSGFECGIQVDGFNDFKSGDIIEAYNVTVIKRKLE; this is encoded by the coding sequence ATGGAAGATAAAAATAAGACGATCAAGGAAACGCTCCAGGGCGCGGCGGATGCGGGAAAACGCAAGAAGCTGATCATTAAGAAGAAAGGGGACGAAGCACCTTCGTCACCTTCCGCCTCTGCATCTCCTAAAAAAGAAACGACGGCAGAATCCTCTGCTCCGTCCAAACCGGTGACACCGCTTCCTCCAAGAGGGGATTCCGGTCAATCGCCGATCGTTCGTCAGGCGCCTTCTTCTCAAAGAGAAGTCAAAAACGAAGAATCTCCGAGAAGACAACAAGATTCGCATCAGGGTTCTCCGCAGAGACCACCTCGCGATCCTCAAGGACAAGGTGGAGATTCTTCCAATCCTCCGTCTCCATCTCCTTTTCAAAAAGAAGATTCCAGCATTATCGTATCTAGACCAATCGCAAGACCGGCCCCTCGTCCGAATACGGGTGGTGGTTACCAAGGCAATCGTGGACCAGGACAAGGTGGCGGTTACCAAGGCGGAGGCGGCTATCAAGGTAGTCGTCCTCCGGGTCAAGGTGGTGGTTACCAAGGCAATCGCGGACCAGGCCAAGGCGGCGGTACGGGTTATCAAGGTAGTCGTCCCCCGGGTCAGGGTGGTGGTTACCAAGGCAATCGTGGACCAGGTCAAGGTGGCGGTGGCGGTTACCAAGGCAATCGGGGTCCAGGACAAGCTCCCGGACCGGGAAACCGTTTTGGCGGCAGTGGTCCGGGAAATCGTTCCGGCGGGCCGGGCGGACGTCCGATGCCGATTACTTCCGCAGAAGTGGAACTCTCTCAAGCAAGAGGAGCCGCCGGCGCGAGTAAGAAGAAGGGACACGACAAAGAGAAATCCTCCTCCGATAAGAGGGATTTTTCAGGCGCAGAGAACACCAAATTCTTCAAACAGAGATTCAAAAAGTCGAAGGTTGTGGGAATTTCCGGAATCTCCGTTCCTAAAGAAATTACTATATTAGAAAATGTTCAAGTAGGCGAACTCGCCAAAAAGATGAACCTGAAACCGGGAGACGTCATCGGAAAACTCATGAAAATGGGAATGATGGTGACGATCAACAATATCATCGACGCGGAAACCGCGGGCCTTTTGGCGGATGAATACGGTTGTAAGGTGAAAGTCGTTTCCCTCTACGAAGAGACGATCATCGAAGAAGAAAAAGACAGTCCTGAAGATTATATCAATCGTCCTCCGGTCGTTACCATCATGGGTCACGTCGACCACGGTAAGACCAAATTGTTGGATACGATTCGTACCAGCTCCGTGATCGACACCGAATCCGGTGGAATCACGCAACATATCGGTGCGTATCAGGTAAGAACCGCAAGAGGACTGATTACATTCTTGGATACCCCGGGTCACGAAGCCTTTACTTCGATGAGAGCGCGGGGAGCTAAGGTTACGGATATCGTAGTGTTGGTGGTTGCCGCAGACGACGGGGTCATGCCTCAGACTCTCGAGGCGATCAGTCACGCGAAAGCGGCCGAAGTTCCGATCATCGTTGCAATCAACAAAATCGATCTTCCTACCGCAAATCCGGATAAGATCATGCAAGAATTGGCCAACCACGGACTCCAAACGGAAGAATGGGGTGGGCAAACGATGTATGCCAAAATCTCCGCGAGAGAAAATATCGGCATCGATAAACTTTTAGAAATGATTCTTCTGCAAGCGGAAGTGATGGATCTCAAATCGAATCCGAAACGGAAAGCGAAAGGAACCATCATCGAAGCCAAACTCGATCCGGGTCGTGGATCCGTCGCAACGGTTCTCATTCAGAACGGAACCTTGCGCGTAGGTGATCCGTTTGTTGCGGGAATTTTCTCCGGTCGCGTTCGGGCGATGTACAACGATCTCGGTCAGTCGATCGAAGAAGCTGGACCTGCGTTTCCGGCACAGGTGACCGGTATCGACGGAGTACCTGACGCAGGAGCTCCGTTCGATGCGATGGCGGATGAAAAAGAAGCCAGAAATATTTCTCAACACAGAATCGAATTCGAAAGAATCGGAAACGCCGGCGCGGCCGCTGGATCCGCTTCAAAAGTCACTCTTGAAAATATGAATGAGTTCATCAAACAAGGCGCTTTGAAAGAACTCAAGGTGATCATCAAGGCGGACGTTCGCGGTTCTGCGGAAGCGATCAAGGAATCCTTGGAAAAACTTTCCACTCCGGAAGTGAAGTTGAACGTAATCCAATCGGGAGCCGGAGCAATCGTGGATATGGACGTGATGCTCGCATCCGCTTCGAACGCTCTCATCATCGGTTTCCACGTTCGTGCGAATCCGAAGACGATCGCTCTTGCCGAAAAAGAACAGGTTCAGATCAAGTATTACAATATCATCTATCAAGTTGTGGATGAAATCAAACTCGCGATGGAAGGACTTCTCGAACCCGAAAAGATCGAAGAAGTTATCGGAACCGCGGAGATCAGAGAAATTTTCAAAGTCTCCAAGGTCGGAAATATCGCGGGTTGTATGGTTACTTCCGGAAAAATCGCGAAGTCCGCCAATGTGCGCGTGATCAGCGAAGGTGTGATCAAGTTCGACGGGAAACTCAAATCTCTCAAACGGGTCAAAGACGACGTCAACGACGTGGTTTCCGGATTCGAGTGCGGGATTCAAGTGGACGGGTTTAACGATTTCAAATCCGGAGATATCATCGAAGCGTATAACGTTACCGTCATCAAGCGTAAGCTTGAGTAA
- the nusA gene encoding transcription termination factor NusA produces the protein MAVKKTQSEGNLLEAIQQFCADKSLDREAVMGVIRDSLITAYKKKSGLEGLEESEESDIPSPVTVEFASGKDSVVIAIAKKVVEGASSSPLEIGLEEAKAIDPSAEVGSVVSFREKPVELSRIISSQAKQMVFQRLKDMEKELLYNEYKAKEGELTHGYFQRWKKDAMSIDLGKVEGIMPRREQNPGEKYHSGDRLKAIIQRVELRPREPIPVITLSRASADFVRKLFEMEIPEIYDGLVEIINVARQPSIRTKVVVRATRGDIDPVGACVGMKGVRIQSIVRELGNERIDIVEASDDPSEFIANAISPAKPVEVKVDGSGREAMVVVPDDQLSLAIGINGSNVKLASQLAGYKIDIKTVAQYNAELASPEARERLERLFYSPSEESKAQTEQEEEDEGLTPLEDLPGLSARIVGILKSEGIKDLETLIEYSQDDLAKLQGIGHTTAGQILKLLRESVEWVEDN, from the coding sequence ATGGCAGTTAAGAAGACACAATCGGAAGGAAATCTGTTGGAAGCAATCCAACAATTTTGTGCGGACAAGTCCCTGGATAGGGAAGCCGTTATGGGAGTCATACGTGATTCTCTTATAACCGCCTATAAGAAAAAGTCCGGACTGGAAGGATTGGAAGAATCCGAAGAATCGGACATACCTTCTCCTGTCACAGTAGAGTTTGCATCCGGCAAAGACAGCGTCGTTATAGCAATAGCAAAAAAAGTAGTGGAAGGAGCCTCGTCTTCTCCACTCGAAATCGGTTTAGAAGAAGCGAAAGCGATCGATCCTTCCGCAGAAGTCGGATCCGTCGTTTCCTTTCGTGAAAAACCGGTCGAACTTTCTCGAATCATCTCGAGCCAAGCGAAGCAGATGGTTTTCCAAAGACTCAAAGATATGGAGAAGGAACTTCTCTATAACGAGTATAAGGCGAAAGAAGGGGAACTCACTCACGGATATTTCCAGAGATGGAAAAAAGACGCGATGAGTATCGACCTCGGGAAAGTGGAAGGAATCATGCCTCGCAGGGAACAAAATCCCGGTGAGAAGTATCACAGCGGGGACAGGCTCAAAGCAATCATTCAAAGAGTGGAACTTCGTCCGAGAGAACCGATCCCGGTAATCACTCTTTCGAGAGCTTCCGCTGATTTCGTTCGGAAACTTTTCGAAATGGAGATTCCTGAAATCTACGACGGACTTGTTGAAATCATCAACGTAGCAAGACAACCTTCGATCAGAACAAAGGTTGTAGTGCGAGCGACTCGCGGTGACATCGATCCAGTCGGCGCTTGCGTCGGTATGAAAGGGGTTCGTATCCAATCGATCGTAAGAGAACTTGGAAACGAAAGAATCGATATCGTAGAAGCATCCGATGATCCATCCGAATTTATCGCAAACGCGATTTCTCCCGCAAAACCTGTGGAAGTCAAAGTGGACGGATCCGGAAGAGAGGCGATGGTTGTCGTACCGGATGATCAACTTTCTCTCGCGATCGGAATCAACGGATCCAACGTGAAGCTCGCTTCTCAGTTGGCCGGTTATAAAATCGATATCAAAACCGTAGCGCAGTACAACGCCGAGCTGGCTTCGCCGGAAGCGAGAGAAAGGTTGGAAAGACTTTTCTATTCTCCATCCGAAGAATCGAAAGCACAAACGGAACAAGAAGAAGAGGATGAAGGCCTGACTCCTCTCGAAGATCTTCCCGGTCTCTCAGCCCGTATCGTGGGAATTCTGAAGAGTGAAGGAATTAAGGATCTGGAAACCCTGATCGAATACAGTCAAGACGATCTGGCAAAACTGCAAGGAATCGGACATACAACCGCCGGACAGATTCTCAAACTTTTAAGAGAATCCGTAGAATGGGTGGAAGATAACTGA
- the rimP gene encoding ribosome maturation factor RimP: MTVSREEIETILDGALHLPVKLYSLKVNQRPNHSLIEVVLDNLEHPYGSVSLLECEQVSRKLKEELERISPDLDYTLKVSSAGAERKLDLPGDLDRFRGIPVRLVFLSGESENPQEGIFRIMDRVEDQVILEKFQKGKKSAGKKQTTLKLKDILKGNLYVSI, from the coding sequence TTGACAGTAAGCAGGGAAGAAATCGAGACGATTCTGGATGGCGCCTTGCATTTGCCTGTCAAGCTGTACTCATTAAAGGTCAACCAAAGGCCTAACCATTCGTTGATCGAGGTTGTCTTGGACAATCTGGAACATCCGTATGGTTCAGTCAGCCTTCTGGAATGTGAGCAAGTTTCCAGAAAACTGAAAGAAGAGTTAGAACGGATCTCACCGGATCTGGATTATACTCTTAAAGTTTCCTCCGCAGGTGCGGAAAGGAAGCTTGACCTTCCGGGGGACCTGGATCGATTCCGGGGAATACCGGTTCGTCTGGTTTTTCTATCCGGAGAATCAGAGAATCCTCAGGAAGGAATTTTCCGGATAATGGATCGAGTTGAGGATCAGGTGATTCTGGAAAAATTCCAGAAGGGTAAAAAATCTGCCGGAAAAAAGCAGACGACCCTGAAGCTCAAGGATATACTGAAAGGGAATCTCTACGTAAGTATTTGA
- a CDS encoding LIC_12708 family protein, which yields MRNLNPISRIRSYQRRISILSFGILSFLVLIVSCTRFKVDNYNSYLYGRIKLGNTLADVQAKILNGVPTNLPQTLPVVGGKIYVPDFEQSLLKVFSTDGELKFILGTLKEKVGDKYKIIPAKIGKIGLVAVNGDEEIYLQSRTGKEEQPKVDPATEDIFLKKSGSFDTEYREATPSTILHFSDAGKLLNTISVEGNTGNTPFGYIERMETGEDDLLFVFHRSNGEMKLSVYDKGALLRSIGASNFSNVISDSDSTQVRLETILPHLEGKYAVASFSIFDKKNSRFKSRKIFKYDFETKSATLIKEIQDPSESLYWILKDNNFFLWETETEEESSIRLQVHDDEGNHVNNIRLNYLPPRGLWRETWMDLNDEIYSARIKSGYLEIHKWK from the coding sequence ATGAGAAATCTCAATCCAATCTCCCGCATTCGCTCCTATCAAAGAAGAATTTCGATTCTTTCTTTTGGAATTCTTTCGTTCCTCGTTTTGATCGTAAGCTGTACTCGATTCAAAGTGGACAATTACAATTCTTATCTTTATGGAAGAATCAAATTAGGCAATACTCTCGCCGACGTTCAGGCGAAAATTTTGAACGGAGTTCCAACCAATCTTCCACAGACGTTGCCTGTCGTTGGTGGAAAGATCTACGTTCCCGATTTCGAACAATCCTTGTTGAAGGTATTCTCCACCGATGGGGAATTAAAATTCATATTAGGAACTTTGAAGGAAAAGGTCGGAGACAAATACAAAATCATTCCAGCAAAAATCGGAAAGATAGGACTTGTTGCGGTCAACGGTGACGAAGAAATTTATCTTCAATCAAGAACCGGAAAGGAAGAACAACCGAAAGTGGATCCTGCAACAGAAGATATTTTTTTAAAGAAGAGCGGATCGTTTGATACGGAATACAGAGAAGCAACCCCGTCCACGATTCTCCATTTTTCGGACGCTGGAAAATTATTGAATACGATCTCTGTGGAAGGAAACACCGGAAACACTCCTTTCGGCTATATAGAAAGAATGGAAACGGGAGAGGACGATCTTCTTTTTGTCTTTCACAGATCGAACGGTGAAATGAAACTTTCCGTATATGACAAAGGAGCGCTTCTACGATCGATCGGCGCTTCCAATTTTTCGAACGTAATCTCGGATTCGGATTCGACACAAGTTCGACTGGAGACGATCCTTCCCCATCTGGAAGGTAAATACGCGGTCGCTTCGTTTAGCATTTTTGATAAGAAGAATTCCCGTTTTAAGTCGAGAAAGATATTCAAGTATGATTTTGAAACGAAGTCCGCGACTCTGATCAAGGAAATACAGGACCCTTCCGAATCCTTGTATTGGATTTTAAAGGACAACAACTTCTTTCTCTGGGAAACCGAGACGGAAGAGGAAAGTTCGATTCGTCTCCAAGTGCACGACGACGAAGGAAATCACGTAAACAACATTCGATTGAACTACCTTCCTCCTAGGGGACTTTGGAGAGAAACCTGGATGGATTTGAACGACGAGATCTACTCCGCAAGAATCAAATCCGGATATCTGGAAATTCATAAATGGAAATAA